The genomic segment TCGTCggcggatccttacaaggcacaccGCCCTGTGTCCTCTATACCTGcgtctctttctcctgccaaTGACGGGGATATTGGCCTTGTCGAGTGTCTGAAGTACATCCTGTGTGTCCTGCtttttgaagaaaaaaatctttgGCTGATCtgatgtgagtgatcgctgtcttgatatccagaagctctttttgcggtaagatacggtggcagaaacattatgtacaaaataagttacaaataacacgacataatagcacaattggttaggcgcCTGTAAAACGGTTGCCATTTCTTCCGGCACCATCTGAGCACTATTATGTGGAGTGTTTCAACATCATGGCCATGCACACCATGCTGATCAACAAGCCCCCAGACACAGGTCTgaactctaacccctgaccctcaACCCCTAACACTGACCCTTATCCAgaaagacacacatagacacaccttCTAGAGAGTGAAAACAGGGAGCCTGTCTATTTAATatatgtttatttgtgtgtgtgatctAGCTCAGGTAATAAGAGATCTCGTCACTCCATGCACCAGGACCTGCATTATTTTCCACTCTGTCCGGCGGACCGTATTGTGTGGTCCTGGTCCGCCATGGAGAAGGTTCACTCCCTGGTGGTCCTTCCTGGTTCTCACCATGGCACCCTCAAAGAACACGACTACCCAGAGTGGGAGGTAGTACACACACAGCTGCATCCTCAACAAGCATGACTACCCCCACTAGATCTTGTGACATCActtccctttcctcttcctcGGGGCAGGGTCAATAAGATGTACCACGGTGTCCGTGACTATGACCCCAATCATCCCAGGGTGCACCtggagatggagaaaggagacACAGTGTTCTTCCACCCTCTATTGATTCATGGATCTGAAATGAACCAGAAGCAGGGCTTCCGCAAGGTAACACACTCACCACTGAAAAACACTCTGGAAGCCATATATACCTAACCATTCTAGGATCCATAAATCATGgaagtgtgtgttttgtgtgtgtgtgtgggtataggcCATCTCCTGCCACTATGCCGGAGCTAACTGCTACTCCATTGACGTGAGGGGAACCACCCAGGAGAACATAGGGAAGGAGGTGTACGAGATCACAGCAAGCAAATATGCTGTTGATGACGCCACATTCGAGGTACATCACATCTCTGCAGGAGTGACACAGTATACATCAAACACATTGTTAATAAACTGTGTATAACAGTGTGCTGTGTCTAAAACTGTCTGTTGTATGTGTTGTAGGATACCTGGGCTGTAAGGGGCCGTCTGGTGCAAGGGGATAGGACCAATCTGTGAGAAAGCCCGCCCACCGCAGTGTGACGGTCACTCACCACTAACAACCTACCAATCAAAGGAGATTGAAAAAAGTTGACAAATCCACCAGCCAATAAACTGAGTCTCAGTGACAGGAGTCATTTATTCATTGGGCGAGAGAGAGTGTCCAAGAGTCCAGTCAGGGATGTTTTCTGGGTGTGTTCAACATATTAAACTAAATGGATGTTAATTGCACAGTTAAACATTGATTGAAGTAATCATCTTCTGCCTAACAATAAAGTACTTACTGTGTGGTGGACTGAAGTGAGAGGAGCAGAGgtagaatgtgtgtgagagagagagagagagagcgtgatagactgggagaaagagagtgtaTATGAAAGAGATGAGTGGATGAAGGTGAATAGCAGGCTATTGCTGTTATGAATATGGGTGTGTTTTAGTTCACTTTGGAAACCAGGTACTCAGGGTGTCGCTTTGTAGACCAGTCCACCATGAAATACCAGTAACCTTGATGCCTCAATATAACAGAATCCTAGTTGTATTTTACATCCCCGCCTTAACAATCAAATCTATGCTGCTTTTAATGAGTTTGTAATGAGTACTTATGTTTAAAAATGGTTTGAAAATTAGTTTATGTGATTTCCTTTCATTATTGTCGATGTAACTAACAATAAACAGACTCAGAATCAATTGCTTTACTCTCTTTATCATCTGTTCCTTGGAGTTCTAGTGAGGATGGTGATATTCTAATGAGGAGGGTGAGATTCTAATGAGGATGGTGAGATTCTAATGAGGAGGGTGAGATTCTAATGAGGAGGGTGAGATACTCTTTTGGTTTCCTCACTCCTTTGTGCCacatcccagacacacacaccacctcagagACCATTCTTGATCCCCTAAATCTGATATGTTTACCTAAACTTCCCCTTCCCCCTCGACCCAATCTGCTTTCCAGACACACTCCCAGCCAGCTCCTCCCCCCAGCCCCAGGCCTCATGAATATTCAGCGGCTAAAGCTCTGTGAAATCTCCATCACCTTGGAGACACGTACAATCCCAGTGTCCCACCTTGTCCCAGATCCAGACAAAGTGTTGGGGGAGGTAGAGTTCTTAGAATAGTGGGGGGAACAAAAAGGACCAtttaaagacagagaaagagcatTACAATTAAGATAGATAGCATCCAAGTCCAATTTCCATATACACCACCAGTCTGGATACCAGGCAAGTGATAGGATCTACGTATGTGTGAAGGAAAGAGAGTTTCTGTGTGTGAGGCGAGTGTTTCCCCTGTGTTTTCAAACGGAGGCTGAGATGTTTCCTGACTAGGGCTGGTACCTCTCCTGTGGAACCAAAGAAAACACCTAAGGGCTGCGTGTGTACCTCTCCTGTGGAACCAAAGAAAACACCTAagggctgcgtgtgtgtgtgtgtgccgtgccACGCGCGTCTGTGTGTCCTGGAAAGGAGAACAGCCGTTCCATTCAGAGTAAAGGGGAAACCCTTAAGTCTACCGTTTAATCACAGACGCCATACATGATATCCTACCAACCCTACACATGTAATTCAGTGTCAAAATCAATACCCACAAACCTCATACTCTTttcatgatcacacacacacacacacacacacacacacacacacacacacacacacacacacacacacacacacacacaca from the Oncorhynchus tshawytscha isolate Ot180627B linkage group LG33, Otsh_v2.0, whole genome shotgun sequence genome contains:
- the LOC112214927 gene encoding phytanoyl-CoA dioxygenase, peroxisomal-like, giving the protein MSGAADRLKVVVNHLDRPSSFVQASTSGKNVAYYQPQALRYSFDNDLLSTEQRISYEEDGFLLIKGLVSGEHIDRFRAAFERIFRREVQVPGLVVMRDMSIAKSEFIPDQKTISKLQDFQEEPELFRYCSLEPAQVIRDLVTPCTRTCIIFHSVRRTVLCGPGPPWRRFTPWWSFLVLTMAPSKNTTTQSGRVNKMYHGVRDYDPNHPRVHLEMEKGDTVFFHPLLIHGSEMNQKQGFRKAISCHYAGANCYSIDVRGTTQENIGKEVYEITASKYAVDDATFEDTWAVRGRLVQGDRTNL